The nucleotide sequence agggcagccctggcagaggccagcgtgcactggaaacaggtttgacttactaccggcaatgtgaaccaagctcctgctgcagtcgtacagggaccggatagcccttagcaaaggaccccggaccccgtactcccggagcactccccacagggtgcgccgagggacacggtcgcatGCCTTCTCcacatccacaaaacacatgtggactggttgggcaaactcccatgaaccctcgagcacccgatggagcgtgtagagctggtccagtgtgccacgaccaggacgaaaaccacactgctcctcctgaatccgaggttcgaccatcggtcgaattctcctctccagtactctggaatagaccttaccggggaggctgaggagtgtgatccccctataattGGAACTTAATACATTACTACGAGTTGGAATTTAATACATTATAAGGCTATAATACATTGAATACATTGTAATAAGTCTTTAATCATTTTAATACATTGTAATAAGTCAATAATTTAATGCACTGTAATGAGTCAATAATAAATTTAATACACTATAAGGCTATAATACATTGAATACATTGGAATAAGTCATTAATAATTTTAATACATTGTAATAAGTCAATAAATTTAATGCACTGTAATGAGTCAATAATAAATTTAATACATATAAATTGAATACATTGTAATGTCAATCATTTTAATACATTGTAATAAGTCAATAAATTTAATACATTGTAATAAGTCTACAATAAATTTAATACattacaataaatcaataataaattaaatacattGTAATAAGTCAATAATAAATTTAATACtttacaataaatcaataattgaATACATTGTAATAAGTCAATAATAAATTTAATACtttacaataaatcaataataaatTGAATACATTGTAATAAGTCCATAATAAATTTATACattacaataaatcaataataaatTCAATGCTTTacaataaatgaataattttAACACATTGTAATAAGTCAgcaaatttaatacataacaataTATCAATAATAAATTGAATACATTGTAATCAgtctaaaataaattaaatacattaCAATAAATCAGTAATAAATTTAATACATTGTAATAAGTCAATAATACATTTATACattacaataaatcaataataaatttaatacattgtaataaatcaataataaatgTATACATTACAATAAATCAATCATTTTAATACACTGTAATAAGTCTGCAATAAATTTAATACACTGTAATAAATTGATAATAATAGTTGGgcggcacagtgacttagtggtttgcactggtgcctcacatcaagaaggttgtgggatcgcttctctcctttctgtgtggagtatgcatgttctccccgtgtctgtgtgggtttcctcccacaataaaaaacaccctgcttatttagggtctgttcctttctctgcccctgagcaaggcagcgtctctcAATAATCAATAATAAATTTAATACATTGTAATAAGTCAATAATAAACTTAATACATTAATACATCGAGTGGATGTGAATAACAAAGGAACTGAACATTCTCTCAGCTGAACGTCATCTGAAACCGTTGTTTTAATTTTCTTGAACTAGTGTCTCTGGTCTCTGGGTGTCTGTCATGGCGATGTGGAGAAGCTGGACCGTAGACCTGGCCGTCGTCCTACTGGTGCAGCCGAGGATCGCACAGAAAGGGAAGAGCATCTCCGTCCCAGAACACGGTTTCTGTCAGCCCATTTCCATCCCCATGTGCATGGACATTGCCTACAACCAGACCATCATGCCAAACCTTCTGGGCCACACCAACCAGGAAGATGCAGGGCTGGAGGTCCACCAGTTTTACCTGCTGGTCAAAGTCCAGTGTTCCATAGATCTGAAGTTCTTCCTTTGCTCCATATATGCTCCTGTTTGTACTGTTCTGGAGCAGGCCATTCCACCTTGCCGGTCCTTGTGTGAAAAGGCCCGGCGGGGTTGTGAAGCACTCATGAACAGATTTGGCTTTCTGTGGCCAGACAGGCTGCAGTGTGAAAACTTCCCCATCCATGGTGCAGGAGACATCTGCGTGGGCCAGAACACGTCTGGCACCATCAGCCCCCCTTCAGATCCAACACCTAACCCCTCTGAGCTCATGACCTTCAAACCATACTTAGGGCACTCCAGCCACCACTTTACATGCCCACAACAGCTTCAGGTGCCCAGCTATCTGAACTACCATTTCCTTGGGGTGAAGGACTGTGGTGCCCCCTGTGAGGCATCAAAGCCTCATggatttatgtatttccatgaggAGGAGTTAAAATTTGGTCGGCTCTGGGTCGGCAGCTGGTCAGTTCTTTGCTGTGTGAGCACCCTGTTCACAGTGCTCACGTACCTGGTGGACAGGAGGCGGTTCAGATACCCAGAGAGGCCAATTATCTTCCTGTCAGGCTGTTACTTCATGGTGGCAGTGGCGCACACCCCTGGCTTCCTGTTGGAGGACAAAATAATTTGTATTGATATGTTCAAGGATAACTCATACAAGATTGTGGCTCAGGGCACCAAAAAAGAAGGCTGTACAATTCTCTTCATGATCCTTTACTTCTTTGGCATGGCAAGCTCCATCTGGTGGGTCATCCTGTCTCTCACGTGGTTCCTGTCAGCAGGAATGACATGGGGTCACGAAGCTATTGAAGCCTACTCGCAGTACTTCCACCTGGTAGCGTGGGCAGTGCCAGCAGTCAAAACCCTCACCATCCTGGCCATGGGGCAGGTAGACGGGGACCTGCTCACCGGGGTATGTTATGTGGGCATCACCAGCGTGGATGCTCTGCGGAGCTTCGTTTTGGTTCCACTCTTCGTCTACCTCTTCATTGAGACTTCGTTCCAGTTGACAGGCTTTGTATCATTCTTTCGGATAAGTGCCATCATGAAGCTTGACGGCACTGAAACTGAAAAGCTGGAGAAGCTGGTTGTGCGGATTGGTGTCTTCACCAACACAGTGCCCGCTGCCATCGTCATTGCCTGCTGCTTCTATGAGCAAGCATTCCGCAAGCACTGGGAGATGACCTGGCACCTGCAGACGTGTAAACACTTTGCTGTGCCGTGTCCGGCTGAAAACTTTGCACCGATGACACCAGATTTTACAGTCTTTATGATCAAGTACCTGATGACCATGATGGTAGGAATCATGTCCAGTTTCTGGATCTGGTCAGGGAAGACGTTGCATTCATGGTGCCAGTTCTACAAGAGGATCAGCAACAACAACAGGTTTGAGGGGGACTGAGAGTTGACTGCAGTACTTAGTCATACCTCTGACTCTTAACTTGTTTGGGTACCATTGAGCCTGGAGGTACAGGTGACTGGATCTTCTTCAGATCTTCACCTGTCATCCAGAACTGCAGAGCCTTGATTAACCTGGACTGATGGTATGGAGAAGGAAGAAACGGACTTCATCACCCGGGTCATGTTACAGGTGACGGGCTATGACCCGGACCTGATTGTCTTGGTTTATGCCTGTCAGTAAGCATTAAGTATTTCCTTATCAGTCAACCTGGTGGTTAGTTTTCAGTTATCCTTTAGTcaaaaaaaatgtcagaaagtTTAAAGTAGCCTGGTGAACTGTTTAATCTGGTTTAAACTGATGACATTAAGCATTCATAATGTCTAAAATCTGGTTTGTATCAATCCAAAATGGTTTAAAGTGGTCTATGCAGTTTAAACCAAATTTAATTATATTTTGATTTGAGTCAAACTGATTTAATCTCGACTAATTTTCTGTTTAAAATCAGGTTATCTGTACGTGGAAGACGAGCAAATGATCTCATGTAAGAATCTGGAACCTGACAGTAATTGATGAACTGATTTTTTGTTATTGAGTTTTGTATTAAATCACTTCACCTGTTTATCAGTCTCTCAAGTCGGAACTGGAACAGGATGTTTTCAGGAACTTTCTTTTGAACGGGTAAAACCCGTCTTCAgtgagttcatctccacctgtgtACCTGAAACAGGTGATGCCCCTGATGAGCTCGTCGACCCGCCTGAGGAGTTGAACTCACCAGGATCAGCCGGTTTAGGGGGGTGTAACAGATATTATGCATTGAATCCGGGTTCTGCTACTGGACAGTTTGTCGCCAAACAACTAGGATCCTGGTGCTGTGgaatcatgttttttttctagTGGACTGGAATATCGTTAGCCCCCAAGCTCCGAGTGTTCCAAGTTGGTACGGCACACTATTTTGTACGTTTCCATATTCAGATTCAGGAATGGGTACCAAAATAACTGACCCGTACCGTACCATTTTTTCAGCACCCTTTAACTGTGGTCCCAAAATTATGGACCGGTTACAAAAGGGAGGTGCTAACCCACTGCTGTCCAGTGATTGGCTGaataactgaaagctgcagtcctcgtgtgaacagttcagactgtttcaaatataaaacctttcacacatggagtaaatataaagtctttatCTGAACTGTTTGTTtctgttggattcatcatcacagcctgatgaaaatttATCCACATGTGCAGAATACAAGACTTCCTCTTGTATTCTGAATccaacctgaatccaatgaaagactcgttagcagacttttaatgagtctttcattggattcagtgtgttggagcagggagacaactaagagtgtcaggaaggtggctctcgaggaccgaacttggccacccctgccgtaCACCATgaaaattatccatccatccatccattttcttctgctttatctggagtcgggtcgcaggggcagcagctcaagcaaagccgcccagacctcccgatccacacacacctcctccagctcctccgggggaaccccaaggcattcccaagccagccgagagatgtagtctctcCATGAAAAttatcataaattaaattaagATCTTCAAGATCCTGCTTGGCTAAAAAAGTTTCCTGCAGGCACAGAATGTCACAGTGCTCCAACAACTGATCCACAACAATACAGCGAGCTCTATCCGCCGCGCTCTGACCCAAACGCAGGCCACGACAGTTGTAAAACAGGACACTTATCTCCATCGCAGTGTCAGACCTGGGCTACCGGGCACATCTAAAGCCCCAGCAGGTAGAACAGCAGCGATGGCATTAGCAACAATAAAACCACCTTTCCGGAGTTCAAAGAAGTGCCGTACATATGCTCCCACTGGCCACAACTCTGGGTTATACATGTCACCAACATCCTCACATTCAGCGGATATTTTAAACGAAGCGTATCTGTTATTCACGGTGGCAATCTTTTGACACGAAACCTTACCGAGAGTTTCTCCTCACTCAGAGTTTCAGGGTTCATTTCCGGGGAGAACTTGGTAGCAAAAACACTCACCAATTTAGCTGTGACCACTTTAATGTTCCTCGCTGATCCCTTGCCCACAATGGTTTTCACAGCTTTCTTCTGCctcaatgttaattaatttactgGTGCATAAACCTTGCTTAGGATCAGCGTGCAGCTCAGTGAGCttctgttggcctctcttcactaccAGGCTCCATTTCGGAGAACCCAGTGAAGGCATTGATAATCCAGAAGTGGCTGCAGATTCACCCCTCTCCACGGTTTGAGGCGGCGGTTCCTGTGACAGGAGTTCCTGGTGTTCACCTGTTGGAGCCCCAGTCCCCCCTGCCAGCATGCCAACCGCCGCGCTGTTCCACACCACTAGCACCTTCCATATCCAACCGCCTGTCCGATGCAGCATAGTCAGCGCGCTTCTCCAAGGCACCAAGTCGACGGCTCACCTCAGCCGTGACAGTGCGCGGATATTCGCTGGTGTTGGACTGCAGGTGCAGCACATGTTTCATGGCAGAAACGTCAGAGTGCAGCTGCTCTACTTTCCAGAGTAGGCCGCACACATCCATACTTGTAAAAGTCACCGGTGGCAATTCATCCAAATGTTGGGAGACAAATCTGGGAACTTTGTCCCCACACTCATTCAGCACTTTGAGGCAGCTCTTTATGTTATTAATATCTTTCTGCGCACCTTTATGAGTGATGTTCTGCTGCGTAGTGGGGCAGAACTCAAACAGAGTTTTCTTTGAAGTTTCAATCCACTCTGAGTCAAAACAATTGACAGCAAGCAGGACAATCTCATCCTGACTTAATGTTCTTATCTTCAATGCAAGAAAATGTAAAAGCTCATCTTCAACAATAATTTTTACCATCGACAGTCTGATACACCTCAGGTTTTAGTCGAATTCGAGCACATGCTGAGGAGCCTGAAACACTCACGTCcaccatgatatatatatatatacgtatatatatatatatatatatatatatatatatatatatatatatatatatacatacgtatatatatacgtatatatatatatatatatatatatatatatatatatatacatatatatatatatacatccgcacgtctttcattaaaaaaatctcctttaacagtggaatatccagataaaatgctgaaaccgacttcttcagaaacgtctctgttctctcacgacgtcctggatcaatagagcctgaaatgtggaggttttcagcttgaacaggctgatgacgccgcctgagagcgctgagcgacgtctcgcaccgtgggaagtccttaaagcgacagaatcacctcaaaatctctcatcagccgttaaaattttcactgaaaaccagcttaatttttcgaaccgtgtccacttcgatgtgtctcacaggtttagaaaaaattttgatcaaacaaagcgccagtctctcagcaacttctcagacaaaggaattccgacgaggggctggacgactcctcccacaaggagtgctcacaggcgaatgacgtcaccgacaggcgtggaaaaactcacgcatgcgcacgagggttcaagcatgtctgacataaaaacatatgaatgaaatccatatagtttttgaaaaaaataaaaaggaccgttactttattgacagccctcgtatatatatatatatatatatatatatatatatatatatatcatggtgGACGTGGAGCCTATGCCTACGGAGGGCGTTGGAGCCTATGCCTGATCACAAATGGGTATCAAGCTATCTagtcaacagaaaacagtttgttcaggtaAATGATGTAAGATCTGGATTATTAAGTGTTACCTGTGGGGTACCTCAGGGGTCGGTCCTTGGACCAAAACTTTTTACACTATATGTCAATGACATTGTTAATGTATCTAAGATgttacattgtattctgtttgctgaCGATACCACATTTTTCTATTCTGGGAAAAATTTACGTGTTGAGAGTAGTCAAAAAagaatttatcaatcaatcaattttttatatagcgccaaatcacaacaaacagttgccccaaggcactttatattgtaaggcaaggccatacaataattatgtaaaaccccaacggtcaaaacgaccccctgtgagcaagcacttggctacagtgggaaggaaaaactcccttttaacaggaagaaacctccagcagaaccaggctcagggaggggcagtcttctgctgggactggttggggctgagggagagaaccaggaaaaagacatgctgtggaggggaggggatcgatcactaatgattaaatgcagagtggtgcatacagagcaaaaagaaaaagaaacagtgcatcatgggaaccccccagcagtctacgtctatagcagcataactaagggatggttcaggtcacctgatccagccctaactataagctttagcaaaaaggaaagttttaagcctaatcttaaaagtagagagggtgtctgtctccctgatctgaattgggaactggttccacaggagaggagcctgaaagctgaaggctctgcctcccattctactcttacaaaccctaggaactacaagtaagcctgcagtctgagagcgaagcgctctattggggtgatatggtactatgaggtccctaagataagatgggacctgattattcaaaaccttataagtaagaagaagaattttaaattctattctagaattaacaggaagccaatgaagagaggccaatatgggtgagatatgctctctccttctagtccccgtcagtactctagctgcagcattttgaattaactgaaggctttttagggaacttttaagacaatctgataataatgaattacaatagtccagcctagaggaaataaatgcatgaattagtttttcagcatcactctgagacaatttATGGGAATAAAAACTTGGCTTGACATTAATAAATTATCGCTTAACTTTGATAAAACTAATTTCATGATATTTAGTAATAGAGATAAAAGTACGAATACCCCAATTATTATAGATGGTGTAGAAATTAAAACAGTGATGGAAACAAAATTTCTGGGTGTCATGATTGATGAGAACTTGAGTTGGAAATCACATATTAACTATACaaagaataaattattaaaaatgattgcTCTACTACACAAAGTAAAAGagctgctcttcctggacttcagctcacccttcaaccacatcatcccagagatcctgctccagaaaatgatgcatctgggcatctccacccccatctgccagtggatcaaggacttcctcacaaaccggccacagtctgtgaaacttGGCCCCAATCTTTCCTcccccatcacactcagcaccatttcccctcaaggctgtgtactgagccccctcctgttcaccctttacacacacgactgctctccgacccatcccacaaacaccatcataaagtttgcggatgacaccactgTGATTgcgctcatctcagggggggatgagaccgactaGAGAGacgatgttgtgtgttggggggtttggctggatgtttttgtgttgttttcttttctttgctctccaggtggtatgcaaactgttttttgtctgtggagaaggtgctggcagaagagtccttcaccctcatcagcatgatttgcagcacctgtggatgatgctcacgtgcaaacttaaagactttcagctgaagcagataatgagatggcattctgcatttaagccatgagtgattcaagcagaattgccgggaactcgaccttgtgacgttcgtttgtgagacgctgaggactgcgcctgggtttgacacatcgtgcctgtgaaggaggacgggtgagggacacatgctgtcagcacacatcagaggtgattgattgtctgaataagtgttaacagtaatttggtattttgttacgcagtatatgtgaatattgatgagagttgtgcagctcgcttctcactgccgtggcgtgcagactgatgatcctccacctgttgtgagaaactgctcatttacataaagcttaaattcagacctgaatgtgttgctgatagtgtgtgcctttgaaggatattagttgtagctgttgacttacctcacctcttctatccttcacagagtcagtttgtcgtgtccacctggggggtgtttggcggtgaatgtgagtccagaagcgccgggcttcgatccctttgggcgctggagagcgcgccttccttcactccgccagacaaacgcactttatgttgtacaccgagttttgcacaagagggggataataaaattgttttgttttttggagccgctttctggttatttagcgctgggttcagtcagacgcaagtccgctcctcaacccgcgtcggcacataacagacgaggtcaatcgactgacagcgtggtgttcagctaacaacctgccgctgaacaccacaaaaacaaaagaaacagacCCGCTCTACAttcaaggggactgtgtggaaagggtcagctccatcaggttcctgggagtgcagctctctgacagcctctcctggactgccaacaccacagtggtggtgaagaaagcccagcagcgactccacttcctgagggtgctcaggagaaacaatctagaggagaagctgctggtgttgttctacagagccaccatcgagagcatcttgacgtactgcatcacagcgtggtacggggggtgctcagcagcagacaggagagagggtgatcaaaacggcccaggggatcactggctgctctctgcccagcctggaagacattgccagctctcgctacctcagtagagctgccagcatctgcaaagacacatccaaccccagcaaccacctgtttgacctatgaccctccggccgacggtataggtcaatcaaaactaggacaaacagactcagggacagctttctctccagagtgatcactgcactgaacaatataataacaaatcactctaatccgcaccttcaagtttcttgtgcaatatctgtaaaccatgtgcaatatgattccatagttgtatataattcttgttttacattttacttggtccacattttattttattttaccttatgtttatattagttgtacatatactctgaataatttaccgttaaatttcactatcttttatttggctaaaaattactcacacctcagaaaagcacctttttggagttacactcaaatctcgttgtaatgcaaattacaatgacaataaaggtgattctgattctgattctgattgtttGCTTGAC is from Thalassophryne amazonica chromosome 1, fThaAma1.1, whole genome shotgun sequence and encodes:
- the LOC117520967 gene encoding frizzled-7-like, producing the protein MAMWRSWTVDLAVVLLVQPRIAQKGKSISVPEHGFCQPISIPMCMDIAYNQTIMPNLLGHTNQEDAGLEVHQFYLLVKVQCSIDLKFFLCSIYAPVCTVLEQAIPPCRSLCEKARRGCEALMNRFGFLWPDRLQCENFPIHGAGDICVGQNTSGTISPPSDPTPNPSELMTFKPYLGHSSHHFTCPQQLQVPSYLNYHFLGVKDCGAPCEASKPHGFMYFHEEELKFGRLWVGSWSVLCCVSTLFTVLTYLVDRRRFRYPERPIIFLSGCYFMVAVAHTPGFLLEDKIICIDMFKDNSYKIVAQGTKKEGCTILFMILYFFGMASSIWWVILSLTWFLSAGMTWGHEAIEAYSQYFHLVAWAVPAVKTLTILAMGQVDGDLLTGVCYVGITSVDALRSFVLVPLFVYLFIETSFQLTGFVSFFRISAIMKLDGTETEKLEKLVVRIGVFTNTVPAAIVIACCFYEQAFRKHWEMTWHLQTCKHFAVPCPAENFAPMTPDFTVFMIKYLMTMMVGIMSSFWIWSGKTLHSWCQFYKRISNNNRFEGD